From Flavobacterium alkalisoli, the proteins below share one genomic window:
- the rocD gene encoding ornithine--oxo-acid transaminase, with translation MSVLEKLSSADAIALEDKYGAHNYHPLPVVLSKGEGVYVWDVEGKKYYDFLSAYSAVNQGHCHPKIVGAMMEQAQTLTLTSRAFYNDQLGKYEKFITNYFGFDKVLPMNTGAEAVETAIKLCRKWAYEKKGIAEQQAKIVVCKNNFHGRTTTIISFSNDEGARKNFGPYTEGFIKIEYDNLEVLENALKNDKDIAGFLVEPIQGEAGVYVPSEGYLAKAKALCEEHNVLFIADEVQTGIARTGKLLAVNHENVQPDILILGKALSGGAYPVSAVLANDAIMNVIKPGQHGSTFGGNPVAAAVAIAALEVVQEEKLAENAERLGFIFREKINQYISNSNVVTLVRGKGLLNAIVINDTEDSSTAWDICVKLKENGLLAKPTHGNIIRFAPPLVMNEEQLSDCISIITTTLKEFEK, from the coding sequence ATGTCAGTTTTAGAAAAATTGAGTTCGGCAGATGCCATTGCTTTAGAAGACAAATATGGAGCACACAATTATCACCCGCTTCCTGTGGTGTTAAGTAAAGGTGAAGGTGTTTATGTTTGGGATGTGGAAGGAAAAAAATATTATGATTTTCTATCGGCATATTCAGCAGTAAATCAGGGTCATTGCCACCCGAAAATTGTTGGTGCAATGATGGAGCAGGCTCAAACTCTTACGCTTACATCAAGAGCTTTTTACAACGACCAGTTAGGTAAGTATGAAAAGTTCATAACAAACTATTTTGGATTTGATAAGGTATTGCCGATGAATACCGGTGCCGAAGCGGTTGAAACAGCTATTAAGCTTTGCCGAAAATGGGCTTATGAGAAAAAAGGTATTGCCGAACAACAGGCTAAAATAGTAGTTTGTAAAAACAACTTCCACGGAAGGACTACAACTATTATCTCTTTCTCTAATGATGAAGGAGCCAGAAAAAACTTTGGCCCTTATACAGAAGGTTTTATTAAGATAGAATATGATAATCTTGAAGTATTAGAAAATGCTTTAAAGAATGATAAAGATATTGCAGGTTTCCTTGTAGAGCCTATTCAGGGCGAGGCAGGAGTTTATGTTCCTTCAGAAGGCTACCTTGCAAAAGCTAAAGCACTTTGTGAAGAACATAATGTATTATTTATTGCTGATGAAGTACAAACAGGTATTGCAAGAACAGGTAAGCTTCTTGCTGTTAATCATGAAAATGTGCAGCCTGATATCCTTATTTTAGGGAAGGCACTTTCAGGAGGCGCATATCCGGTTTCTGCAGTTTTGGCAAATGATGCTATCATGAATGTTATTAAGCCGGGTCAGCATGGTTCTACTTTTGGGGGTAACCCTGTGGCTGCTGCAGTAGCAATTGCAGCACTTGAAGTAGTACAGGAAGAAAAACTTGCTGAAAATGCGGAAAGACTGGGATTTATTTTCCGAGAAAAAATAAATCAATATATTAGCAACAGCAATGTTGTTACTTTAGTAAGGGGTAAAGGTTTACTTAATGCTATAGTAATTAATGATACTGAAGACAGTTCAACAGCTTGGGATATATGTGTTAAGCTTAAAGAAAACGGACTTTTGGCAAAACCTACCCACGGAAACATTATTCGTTTTGCACCACCATTGGTAATGAATGAAGAGCAGCTTTCAGACTGTATCAGTATTATTACAACTACGCTTAAAGAATTTGAGAAATAA